CAAGGTATGCAGGCATACAAGAAACATTTCCaatgaaaaaagattaaaactaaAACTAAGTCATTAAGAAAGGGTACCTATTGAGCTCATCATGTAACACAAATAAGTCACAAATGGCTCCTCAACTACACAGCTAAAATTTCCACCTATTGTCGCAGTTCACACAGGTGACGAAAGTCGTCATTGGTTCATCAGCACTGCGAGTCTGCAACTGGTAATAGGTGCATTCCTTCTTCCCACACTTCTTACACTTGAAAGCATTGGTGCTGGCCACACCCGGACCACCGCGCTCACTATTAAACAATGCCTTTTCCTTGATTTTCTCGTTTTGCTGTTGCCTTTCATCACTTGCCATGTCTTCAGGAGTCAATTCAGGAACAGATTGGGGTGAGAATTCACCTAGCAGGACTTTGCGTCGGAAATCTGGGTTCTTTCCATCCTTGATATTGAACATTATTGATCTATACTTGAACTTCTGAGCACCTTTAGAACCGCCCCATTTCTCATATAAAGCAGTCTCCACCTGAACAGCAATTCTATAAGGATCGCATGCATTTACATCAGCTTTTAGATCATCATCAACCTCATCAATAACTTTGCACAAAGCCTGTGCGATGAGTTCCCGGATCTTATCCCTATCTGCATCCTTGCAATAAATAAGGGCATTAAGCTTTGGTGGAGCAGGATTTGCACCAAAAGAACTTGGTTTTCCTGCATTAGTTGTCTTCTCAACCCTCACATGTGCACTGGCACTACTCTTTCCAGTCTTCACAACATCAACACTCTCAACCTTCTTCTCTGACATGGGTCGTTCTGATTTGATAACCTTCTCAGATTTTGCTGAAGCAGAATGATGTGTCCTCTCAACCTTTTCAGAGTCTGTTTTTGAAACTTTCTCTACCTTAGTGGAGGAGTTCGATCTCTGATATCTCTTAGCTTCATCAGGACTAGCAATAGCAGGTTCAGCCTTTTCAGATTTCTCATTTCCACCACTCTTATTTTTCATCGTCTCTCTTACAATTATTTGCTTCCATATCTCAACTATATCAGAAGCTAAAGTCTTGATCTTTTCCCTTGGATGTTTTGTTAGCTTCCTAAGA
This portion of the Ipomoea triloba cultivar NCNSP0323 chromosome 5, ASM357664v1 genome encodes:
- the LOC116020715 gene encoding transcription elongation factor TFIIS, whose translation is MEKELVELYEVVKKAADAAAGDGAEAEEERCLDALKQLKKFPVNYNILVSSQVGKSLRKLTKHPREKIKTLASDIVEIWKQIIVRETMKNKSGGNEKSEKAEPAIASPDEAKRYQRSNSSTKVEKVSKTDSEKVERTHHSASAKSEKVIKSERPMSEKKVESVDVVKTGKSSASAHVRVEKTTNAGKPSSFGANPAPPKLNALIYCKDADRDKIRELIAQALCKVIDEVDDDLKADVNACDPYRIAVQVETALYEKWGGSKGAQKFKYRSIMFNIKDGKNPDFRRKVLLGEFSPQSVPELTPEDMASDERQQQNEKIKEKALFNSERGGPGVASTNAFKCKKCGKKECTYYQLQTRSADEPMTTFVTCVNCDNRWKF